GGCGACGTCGCTCACGAGGAACGGCATCTCGAGGCGGCGCTTTACCGGCACGCACACCGCGTGGGTCGCCTCGTCGCACACCACGAGGTCCACGGTGCCAGCCAGGCCGGCCTCGGGGGCGCCGCGTGCGGCGACCACCCGCACGTCGAACCCACGGGAGACCTCCCGCCCCTTCCCACGCAGCTCGGGCGGCACCTCGGCGAGGCCTTCGCTCGTCGTCCACCTCACGTGAAAAGGGGCGTCGTCGTTCACCGCCGTTCCCAGCGGCGCCTCCCACGCGACGTGGATGGTCGTCGCGGCGCGCGACGAGATCGTGACGGCCGGCACGACCACGCTCACGGCGGCCGCAGGCGGCGGCGGGGATGGGGATGGGGCGCCCGCGTCGGGAGGATGGACGTCGGGCTTGGGGCCCCCGGCGCGCGAGCACCCGACGACGAGCGCGAGCACCGCCGCCAGGCCCCGACGCGCCCGCACGCGCGAGGCGCGCGAACCGCAGAGTGCCGAGCGCGCGATCACGTGCCTAGGGGAATGCCGAGCGATTTTCCGATCCCACAGGCCGCTGTCGCCCCCACCGCCGTCGGGCGCGTGCGTACCGCCGCCGTCGTCCGAGGCGCGCCCGAAGAACCGAGCAGCTCGTCACGGCGCGCCTGGGCGTCCGCGCGCCCCATCTCGATGAGCTGCCGGCAGAACGGCCCGTCGAACAGCAGGTAGCTCGCGAGGTCGGCCTCGTCGCCGCCTCCGATGTCCAGGAGCGAGAAAAGACGCTTCGTAAGTAATGGATTTCCCTGAAACTTTCCCTTCCGCACGTGGACGGCGGCGAGCTTCCCGATGTCCTCGCTCGGCCTCACCGTGAGCGCCGTCACGTGGCGGTAGGGGCGCGCGCCGCGGCGCTCGGCCTCGACGCTCATCGCTCGCGTGAAGTCGGGCCCGTAGACCTTCGTGCCGTCGGCGACGACGTGGTTCACGCGGTTCAGCATCTCGATGTCGACGTCGACGTGGTCGAGCAGGAACGCGTTCAGGGCTTCCCGAGCAGGAACGCGGCACCGGGCGAGCGCGCGCTCTCCTTGGCCGGCTCGACGACGCCGCGGACCTCACGCGAGCCTCGCGATGGCAAAGATGTGGGTCGCGCCGAGGGCGAGGGCGGGCGCGATGGGCGTGTTCTGGCGGAGCCCTCCGTCGAGGTAGAGGTCGTGATCGATGCGCACCGGCGGGAACAGCAGCGGGATCGCCGCGCTCGCGAGCGCGTGCACCGGCCCGATGTGCGCCTGGCGGAAGAGGGTCCGCGGGGGCACGACGTCGGGCATCGCGACGTTCGGTGCAGTCTGCACAAAAATCACCGTGCGGCCCGTCGCGACCTCGGTCGTCGACACGGTCAGCGCGCGGAGCTTGTTCTTGCGGAGCGAGCGGGCGACGGCGCGCCAGGAGATCTCTCGCCCGACGAGATCGGCCATCGGGCTCACGTCGAAGAGGCCCGTCCCCGCGCCCCCGCCCATCACCACGCTGGGGAGCCCGGCGAACTGGCGGAGCCCGAAGCCCAGCACGCGGGTGATCTCGAGCTCGGACCACAGGTGCACGAGCCGGCGCAGGCCTAGCACGGGATCGGCGAGGTGCGCGGCGAGGTAGCACGCGTTGATCGCGCCCACGCTGGTGCCAGAGAGCACGTCGACGCGAGGCGGCCCGCCGCGCATCCGCGTGAGCTCCTCGAACACGTAGGAGAGGACGCCCACCTCGTACGCGCCGCGGGCGCCGCCGCCCGAGAAGATCATGCCGACGCGCTTCGGCGTGGGCTCGCCCCCGCTGGTGATGCTGGTCATTTCTTCTCCGACGGCGGCAACGAGCGGGCGCCAAGCATGGCGGTGAGCTCGCTCGGTCGATCCGCGCGACGACCAGCGGCGAGGGCGTGGTGTCGAAGAGCGCGGCCACCATCGCGCGCTGCGAGTAGAGCTTCCGCAGGCGCATGTTCCGGATGGTCTCCATCACGCCGGTCGCGTAGTCGACGGCGCGCTGTCACGTGGCGGCCGCCTGGGGACCCGCGCGCTTCAGCGCGTCGGCGCACAAGGTGCGCACGTCGAGCCCGTACTCGCTGCCTTGGAGCGCCTCGACCGCGCCGAGGGCGGTGGTCGCGAGCAGGGTGGCCGAGTGCACCTCGCCCGCGTCGACGCGGGCCGAGGCCTCGATCGCGAACGCGTAGAAATGATAGGCCACGAGCGCCTGCTTCTCGGCCATCCGCCGGGCCTCGATCGCGAGCTCGATGGCCTTCTGAGGCTCGCGGCGCGCCTGCGCGATCGCCGCGCCCACGACCAGCCCGTGCGCCCGCCACCCGCCTCTTCGAGAGCGCCGTTGTCGAGAGCGACCTCCGGCGCTCACGAGCAGCGTGTCGGTGCGACCGTCTTTGTCGGCGTAGCGCTCTGGGCATCGCGCGCGCTGGAGGTAGGCCGCCGCGCGTGGCACGTCGCCGAGGCGCGAGTAGGCGTGCCCGATGTTGGCGAGCGTCTTGGCGGCTGGAACCGGCCGCCCACGGAGAGGTCGATTTGGATCGACTCGAACGCGAGCGCGATGGCGTCTTCGTAGCGACCTTGCACGGAACATGGCGTAGGCGAGCGCGTTTTTGGCCCGCGCCTCTTGGCGATGCGCGCCGCTCTTGCGGTAGATCGCGATCGCCTGCACGTAGTCGTCCACGGCCTCGCGCACTCGCCCCACACGACGGAGCAGCACCCGCGAGAGCGCAGCGCGTCGGCGCGCAGCCGCGGCGGCACGTTGGCGTTCACGTCGGGGTTCGCGGCGGCGAGCGCGCGGTCGGCCGCCGCGAGCGCCGCCTGCGTCGCCGAGCTCGCGACAGCTCGCTCGTGAGCGACTCGGCCTCGATCTCCAGCTGAAGGAAGCCGGAGCCGCGGGCGATTTGGGCGGCCTTCCGGGCGATCGGCAGGCCGTGGGGCAGCCGCCCTTCGTCGAGATCGAAGCGGGCCGTACGGAGGAACGCGAGGCACACGCTTCGAGGCGTACCGACGTGGCGCGCGCACGCGCGCATGCCCTCGAGCTGCGCGACGCGATCGCGCTTGCGGCCGAGCATCCGGTAGATGCCCTCGAGCGCCTCGTGCGCGACGAGCCTTCGCGGGTCGTCGATGGTGAGCTGGAGGAGGGCGCGCTTGTAATAACGGACGGCGAGCGGCGTCTGGTAGGTCGTGCGCGCCGCGGTGGCCGCCTCGATGTAGTAGTGCGCCGCGCGCTCGCCGTCGTCGCCGCGGGCAAAATGGCTGGCCACGATCGCCGCGGAGACACCCCTCGCGAGCGGGGTGCCGGTGAGGTGCTCGCCGAGCGCCTTGTGCATTCGGGCTCGCGCGGTGGCAGAGAGCGCTCCGTAGGCGACGTCGCGCGTGAGCGGGTGGCGGAAGTCGAGGTCGCTCCCGCGCCGATCGCGAACCCCCGCTCGCAGAGGCGGGCGGCGGGCTCGGTGGCCACGCTCGGGACGGAGCTCCCCTCAGCGAGCAACCGCTCCAGGTCGGGGACGGCGAGCGGACCGCCCGCGATCGCGAGCCAGTCCACGATGCGCCGCTCACGAGGCGGGAGCTCCTCGATGCGGTCGGCGAGGAGCTGCTCGAGCGTCTGGGGGAGGAAGAACTCGCGCTCGCCCTCCTCGGCGCGGACCAGGGCATCCTCCCGGATCTCGAGGACGCCCCGCTCGAGGAGCGCGTCGACGAGCTCGAGCAAGAAGAACGGATTGCCCCCCACGCGCGGGAGCAGCTCGGCGCACACCTCGCGGACCCCCTCCTTCACGCCGATGCGTGTCTCGACGAGCCGCACCTGCTGGTCGCCCGAGAGGCCGTGCAGCTCGATGCGCACCTTGCCCTCGAGGAGGGGGGCGAGACGCTCGTCGGGTCGGGTCACGAGGACCACCAAAATAGGCAGTGGATCCGTGGATTTCAGCAGATCCGCGAGGACGTCGAGGCTCGGCTTGTCGGCCCACTGCAGGCCCTCGGCGACGAGCACGACGGGGCCATCGGCGGCGAACGCGCCGAGGAGGTTGCGCACGCTCGTGACGAGCAGGCGCTTCTGGTAAGCCGCGTCGTCGTTGTCGCCCTGTCCAGACGGGCGGTTCGTCACGAGCTCGGCGAGCCGCGCGACCATGGGGTTGTCCCCCTTCGCGCCGGGTCCGCCCGCGGGCCCGAGCACCTCGACGACCTCCGCGTAGCTCTCCTCGCCCGTGAGCGCGGCGGCCGATCGGACGAGCTCGGCGATCGTCGCGAACGGCACCTCCATCCGCACCGGCGAGCACTCGGCGCGCACGATCCGCGCGTTCGGCGGCAGCTCGGCGAGGAAGCTGTGGACGAGCGCGGTCTTGCCGATACCGAGCTCACCGACGACGGCGCGCGCGCTCATCTTGTCGTGGCTCGTGGCGTTCATCGCCGCGTGGTACGCCGCGACCAGCTCGGCCTTCTCCGCGTCCCGCCCGACCAAATCGTGCGGCGACGCCCCGAGCCGATCGCGCTCCTCCCGCGAGGCTGCGCTCGAGCGTGTAGATGCGCATCGTCGGCGGAGGTTTGGGACGTCGGTGTCGCTCGGGAAGTCGAGGCTCGGCGCGTCGCCCCAGCGAAACTCCCGGCGCACGAGGCGGTAGAGCCCGCCCGCGACCCACGTGGTGTTCGGCGGGGTCTTCCGGCTGAGCGTGTCGGCCAGGTAGGTGACCGGATCGTGCAACGTGTACCGGACGAGGTTCCCGCTCGCGTCGCGGATGCCCGAGGCGATCCCGCGGACCAGCGTCATCGTGGCCGACACGGGCGCGGGGAGATCGTCCGCCAGCGCGGCGAGGGCCTCGTGGGTCTCCAAGGCCAGCCAC
This genomic window from Myxococcales bacterium contains:
- a CDS encoding AAA family ATPase, with amino-acid sequence MAIASDRAPASSRPNKRGGEHREVRHIALVTLELAPQQVLTEGERARLARAILRLRPMLDDMAYKRGARWQWTSDFQARAVVGLTARHARAPSDSAWLALETHEALAALADDLPAPVSATMTLVRGIASGIRDASGNLVRYTLHDPVTYLADTLSRKTPPNTTWVAGGLYRLVRREFRWGDAPSLDFPSDTDVPNLRRRCASTRSSAASREERDRLGASPHDLVGRDAEKAELVAAYHAAMNATSHDKMSARAVVGELGIGKTALVHSFLAELPPNARIVRAECSPVRMEVPFATIAELVRSAAALTGEESYAEVVEVLGPAGGPGAKGDNPMVARLAELVTNRPSGQGDNDDAAYQKRLLVTSVRNLLGAFAADGPVVLVAEGLQWADKPSLDVLADLLKSTDPLPILVVLVTRPDERLAPLLEGKVRIELHGLSGDQQVRLVETRIGVKEGVREVCAELLPRVGGNPFFLLELVDALLERGVLEIREDALVRAEEGEREFFLPQTLEQLLADRIEELPPRERRIVDWLAIAGGPLAVPDLERLLAEGSSVPSVATEPAARLCERGFAIGAGATSTSATRSRATSPTERSLPPREPECTRRSASTSPAPRSRGVSPRRSWPAILPAATTASARRTTTSRRPPRRARPTRRRSPSVITSAPSSSSPSTTREGSSRTRRSRASTGCSAASAIASRSSRACARARATSVRLEACASRSSVRPASISTKGGCPTACRSPGRPPKSPAAPASFSWRSRPSRSRASCRELGDAGGARGGRPRARRREPRRERQRAAAAARRRAALSRVLLRRVGRVREAVDDYVQAIAIYRKSGAHRQEARAKNALAYAMFRARSLRRRHRARVRVDPNRPLRGRPVPAAKTLANIGHAYSRLGDVPRAAAYLQRARCPERYADKDGRTDTLLVSAGGRSRQRRSRRGGWRAHGLVVGAAIAQARREPQKAIELAIEARRMAEKQALVAYHFYAFAIEASARVDAGEVHSATLLATTALGAVEALQGSEYGLDVRTLCADALKRAGPQAAAT